The following proteins are co-located in the Larimichthys crocea isolate SSNF chromosome XXIV, L_crocea_2.0, whole genome shotgun sequence genome:
- the LOC104922134 gene encoding 14-3-3 protein beta/alpha-1, with the protein MDRADLIQKAKLAEQAERYDDMAESMKEVTEKGGELSNEERNLLSVAYKNVVGARRSSWRVLSSIELKAEAGEKKQQMVKEYREKVELELQDICNNVLTLLDEHLIKNSKNPESQVFYLKMKGDYYRYLAEVAKGDDKKKTIDNSQTAYTEARNISASEMDSTHPIRLGLALNFSVFYYEILNSPDKACELAKGAFDEAIAELDQLNEESYKDSTLIMQLLRDNLTLWTSDNAAEEGEGGEAEEGGENEK; encoded by the exons atggataGAGCGGATCTTATTCAGAAGGCCAAGCTGGCGGAGCAGGCTGAGCGCTACGACGACATGGCAGAGAGCATGAAGGAGGTTacagagaagggaggggagcTGTCAAACGAGGAGAGGAACCTGCTGTCCGTCGCCTACAAAAACGTGGTTGGGGCAAGGCGATCCTCATGGAGAGTTTTGTCCAGTATCGAACTTAAGGCAGAGGCCGgtgagaagaagcagcagatgGTCAAGGAGTATCGGGAGAAGGTGGAGCTCGAGCTGCAAGACATCTGCAACAACGTTTTG ACCCTGCTGGatgaacatttaattaaaaactccAAAAACCCAGAAAGCCAAGTCTTCTACCTAAAGATGAAGGGTGACTACTATAGATACCTTGCTGAAGTTGCCAAAGGAGACGACAAAAAGA aGACCATTGACAACTCACAGACAGCATACACGGAGGCACGTAATATCAGCGCTTCTGAGATGGACTCCACACATCCCATCCGCTTAGGCTTGGCGCTCAACTTCTCCGTCTTCTACTACGAGATCCTGAACTCCCCAGATAAAGCTTGCGAATTGGCTAAAGGA GCATTTGATGAAGCCATTGCAGAGCTGGACCAGCTAAATGAAGAGTCCTACAAAGACAGCACTCTCATCATGCAGCTCCTCAGAGACAACCTGACA TTATGGACATCAGACAACGCTGCTGAGGAGGGCGAAGGTGGAGAAGCAGAAGAGGGTGGCGagaatgagaaataa